The Gasterosteus aculeatus chromosome 12, fGasAcu3.hap1.1, whole genome shotgun sequence DNA window TGTGGAGAAACTGCTCAACCATCTGCAGCAAGAGAATATGATATCCTTCAATGGCAAAATCCTCTTTAACGGGATGACTGTCGGCGTTGACTCATTTATTGCAAAGTGCGTTACTAAACTGGTAACTGCAGAAGTTTTATTTTCAGTTCTGTACAGGAGAAGTAAGCTTTACATAAATGTAAAGCCTGCTGGACAACTGTGTTGCCAACCGTGTGTGAGGCTACAAGGCCGCATCCCAGCAGGTTTATAGTGACCTCTCTTACATGTCGTTTCCGTAGACCTAGAATACATAGAGaagggtattttttttttttcctgaaccCTTCCTTCACATCATCCAGCTCCCCCAAGCGGCCCACCAGGTTCTACCAAGCGCGTTCCTGTGATGGAAGTACGTGAAGCCACGGTGGTGTTCCAGGTCCACGCGTCAGGGCAGAGATGTTACGCAAACTGCGCTCGAATGATCAATCTGAAGGGTGCGATCAGAACCATTGCAACCAGCTGATGGCCTGTAACTGGAGGTACAAATCACACAAGGAACGACACCCAAAGAGCCTGCTCCTCGTGAAGGGACCGTCTCTTCTCCGTACCACACTAGTTAAGAGTGTTTTTAAATCCCAGTCTTCATTATACAAAGCGCTCGCAAACAGCGGTGGCTTTGTGGTAAACAATTGAAATATTGAAACCTGAACTTAATCTTCAGACTGAACCTCAACAAGGTTTGTTAAAGATCTTTAGGCAACAGCTGCTAGTCTTAATGTTGATCaattataattacatttaatgcATCATTTTAGAAGTATCAATACTGAATTTCTATGTGTTTAAACAAGGTACTGGTCATTGTACACCTAAAATGCTTTTATACGATCTTGTACTGTATCTTTAGGATGGTTGAACTGTAACTAGTGGATTATGGTCCTGGAGTTAAGGGTCAGGCAACCCGCCAGCCTCAGCCAGAAATTAACTAAACTACGGTGCTTTTGACCAAACACCTCTATCGATACactgacaatatttatttagttttaattaTTATCTGTTGTTCAAGCTCTAACCCAAGTGCATGTATAAaaggtgtgtgtttcttgttcaGTGCTTCAACACTGGACTTTATACGTACTTGACAGTACTGTTTTGATCTGTGAATGGACCACATTAACCTACAATActacagaaaataaacaacaaactgGTACATAAATACTTAGTTTATCCGTTAACAACATTGTACTGTTGGTAAGAGTAAAATCTAACGCAAAACCGAAAGGTACCTGGTACAATAATAAGCTCCAAGAATATGAAGGAAACCACAATTCAGAAGCAAACCTATTAAGCTCTGTGCTACTTTAATGGTGATTTAACTGGTTTAAGATTTTAATTATTAAGAGTAtttgaaaaccaaaacaacctCTGATTTTACATGTTTTGTCTGTATTTTGTTACTACTGAGATTCCTGCTATTGTGTTATAAGAATAAATATTAtcgttattgttgtttcttttccgTCCTGTAGTCTGTTTGCATGCTTATGTCTTGGTATTAGATTGACCATTCTGAAACAATACATTGTTTAGAGCTTTATTTAAGTTGActcattatttatatattttttaaatcataggACAAAGCCTGTTTTGAAGGTACACAATCACTACCCCCATCCACCCAAACCCTCCTGTTCTGCGTGTGGCTACAGGGTGATCGTTCCCTGCAGCACCGTGACGGACTCTCCGAATATGTTTATTCTGCCGTCAGGTCGAACTTCCAGTTGCAGCTCTCCGCCTCGACTGGAGCACTGGTACGCTACACAAAGGGGATAAAATGTCAGCAACACCTGATACTAagttattcacacacacaatactttGCCTCTGGCTTAGTTAAATGGCCTTGGATTAGAGGAAGAGAAGTTGCTGATCAAACCAAATATTAATTACCCAGCATTTTATTCTTTCCCAGTTTGTTAGACCAGTAGCTCCCCAGCACGGTGTGGGCAGAACCTTTAGGGACACAAAGGGCAACTTCACTGCATTAGTGCTTTACATGTGACCCTACACGTTTTCGGTTCTTTTTGACAGAACGTACTTTACCATTTAAACAATTTGCGACATAATATACACTCTAACACAACAAAGACTGAGTGTGCAGCCACTGGAGGAGTCGTACCAGTGACGGGATCCTCAGGGACGCCGTTCCATGGAGCAAAGTATCTGGAGTAGAAGTCGTATCCAGGCTGAATTTCCGGGGATCCTTTTGGCGGATAAAGAATTGAATATTGATGTCTCAACAGTGTTCCGTTAACGTGACACATTCGTTGGCTAATTGGTGTGAACCCTTCAGTAGACATCATGCAACATCTAGACAAGCTAATAAAGGGTTTGTAAGTTAAGGCATCAGACGACTGTCACTGATTTCTTTGAAGACTGTTACCAATATCATTTTACAGCATATGATCATAAAGCTGTCAATCTCCGCCCTGGTCTAACTACTTTTTAGCTAGTATTACCTTTCATGGTGATGATTAGTCCTTTGACTCTTCCACTTGTCTCACTGCGCTGGAGAGCTACGGGGTCGACCTTCAGGCTGGTTAGGACTGACCTGCAGGAGACACACTTTCAGCACATAAGCTTGCCACTTCAACATGTGAGGAGTTTAGGAAGCACTTGTCTACGTGTGAAGATGGATACATATTATGCtgtattcctgtgtgtgtgtgtgtgtgtgtgtacaacctGTCACAGCTGTCAGACAGTCGAACCAACAGTTTTTTAGTTTGGGCGCAAAGATAAACATCCTGGATCGGGTGGTTTCCAACTGCAGCCTTTATCACACATGCAAGAGCAGAGACAAAGATCagtacacacccacacaataaacacaaactatACAGATGCAGATCATAAAACTGACCTTGATGACGTCTCTGAAGTCATTTGCATCCTGAGACGAAGGGTTTTAGAAGGAAATCTGTTAGAATAATtgctttttgttctttgaaatagtGAAAAACGTTCTTGGGAAAACCTTGCTGTGCTAATGGAGCAGATTTCAGTTGTGCTAAAAGCTGCGGCTGCATGTTAGATTAATGTTTGGTGGTTTCAGTTTTGTAGGTTTCTGCTTTCTTAATGTGATGCTGATTAAGGAGAGAGTGTTTGAGTGTTTTCTTAATATGAATAAACATTTTGAGACGAATGATTTGTTTAACCTATAATTGTATTATGTGTTTTTCTGATCACACACCTCCTGGGTGGGTGGGTTGAGAGGAAAGTCCATGACGTACCCTTCCCCCTGCTGGGTGACCGCCAGATCACCACTCCTTGTCTCAAACACCAGGTTAGGATTCACGTTCTCTGACAGACGCAATAAatacaaagcaaaaacaaagaacataATGTTGGCTAAAAATACTTGTATCCAGCTCTACTGTGTATTACGTTATCGTCAGGCTAATCATTAGAAAGGGTTTCAAATTCCTCCTAGTTAATgagtttttatgtgtttgtcttttctcGGGTTCCTTATCAAGACAATGCGATAACTGGATTATAACAGAAAAGGTACTAAAATATGctgttagtgtctgtgtgtgattgttttGTAACTTACTCTTATGCTTGAACAGCACCGCGGCTGAGGCCAGAGTGGCGTGACCACACAGGTTAATTTCAGTCGTTGGTGTGAACCATCGCAGTCGGAACCTTGATCCTGTTAATCACAGGTTTAATTTAGCAAATGTTCACCTCAATCCAGACCAGGTGGTGGAGAGAAGGACATTAAGAAATTATTCAACTGtatgtacttttatttcactgtatatatgtgcactgtgtaaatgtaataaatgtaagAACATATTCAAGGCATACCTGACAATAATACATGGCTCAGCAAATACTGAAAGACttttttgaccaaatatttctttaaatat harbors:
- the LOC120813043 gene encoding phenazine biosynthesis-like domain-containing protein 1 isoform X1, whose product is MEIPVYILDAFTNLPFKGNPAAICPLMHELRDDLYQRIAAEMNLSETAFITRVNPSENFTTGSRFRLRWFTPTTEINLCGHATLASAAVLFKHKKNVNPNLVFETRSGDLAVTQQGEGYVMDFPLNPPTQEDANDFRDVIKAAVGNHPIQDVYLCAQTKKLLVRLSDSCDRSVLTSLKVDPVALQRSETSGRVKGLIITMKGSPEIQPGYDFYSRYFAPWNGVPEDPVTGSAHTVLGSYWSNKLGKNKMLAYQCSSRGGELQLEVRPDGRINIFGESVTVLQGTITL
- the LOC120813043 gene encoding phenazine biosynthesis-like domain-containing protein 2 isoform X3; its protein translation is MNLSETAFITRVNPSENFTTGSRFRLRWFTPTTEINLCGHATLASAAVLFKHKKNVNPNLVFETRSGDLAVTQQGEGYVMDFPLNPPTQEDANDFRDVIKAAVGNHPIQDVYLCAQTKKLLVRLSDSCDRSVLTSLKVDPVALQRSETSGRVKGLIITMKGSPEIQPGYDFYSRYFAPWNGVPEDPVTGSAHTVLGSYWSNKLGKNKMLAYQCSSRGGELQLEVRPDGRINIFGESVTVLQGTITL
- the LOC120813043 gene encoding phenazine biosynthesis-like domain-containing protein 1 isoform X2, with the protein product MWENVEMISQSLLVPGLLPRASGVTNVTNSQELRDDLYQRIAAEMNLSETAFITRVNPSENFTTGSRFRLRWFTPTTEINLCGHATLASAAVLFKHKKNVNPNLVFETRSGDLAVTQQGEGYVMDFPLNPPTQEDANDFRDVIKAAVGNHPIQDVYLCAQTKKLLVRLSDSCDRSVLTSLKVDPVALQRSETSGRVKGLIITMKGSPEIQPGYDFYSRYFAPWNGVPEDPVTGSAHTVLGSYWSNKLGKNKMLAYQCSSRGGELQLEVRPDGRINIFGESVTVLQGTITL